The following proteins come from a genomic window of Mycolicibacterium rufum:
- the cobO gene encoding cob(I)yrinic acid a,c-diamide adenosyltransferase, giving the protein MPQGRPLTVPRDGLTTRARRNSPLLAVHTGAGKGKSTAAFGMALRAWNQGFDIAVFQFVKSAKWKVGEETALRELGRAHEERGVGGPVEWHKMGSGWSWARKAGTEDDHAAAAAEGWAEIARRLAEERHDFYVLDEFTYPLKWGWIDVAEVVEVLTARPGTQHVVITGRDAPAALLDAADLVTEMTKVKHPMDAGRKGQRGIEW; this is encoded by the coding sequence ATGCCTCAGGGTCGACCGCTGACCGTGCCCCGCGACGGGCTCACCACGCGGGCGCGGCGCAACTCCCCGCTGCTCGCGGTGCACACCGGCGCGGGCAAGGGGAAGTCCACCGCGGCGTTCGGGATGGCGCTGCGGGCGTGGAACCAGGGCTTCGACATCGCGGTGTTCCAGTTCGTCAAGAGTGCGAAGTGGAAGGTGGGGGAGGAGACCGCGCTACGCGAACTCGGCCGCGCCCACGAGGAGCGCGGCGTCGGCGGACCGGTCGAGTGGCACAAGATGGGGTCGGGCTGGTCGTGGGCGCGCAAGGCGGGCACCGAGGACGATCACGCCGCCGCGGCGGCCGAAGGGTGGGCGGAGATCGCCCGCCGCCTCGCCGAGGAGCGCCATGACTTCTACGTGCTCGACGAGTTCACCTATCCGCTGAAGTGGGGGTGGATCGATGTGGCCGAGGTGGTCGAGGTGCTGACCGCACGGCCCGGCACCCAGCACGTGGTGATCACCGGACGCGACGCGCCCGCCGCCCTGCTCGACGCGGCCGACCTGGTCACCGAGATGACCAAGGTGAAGCACCCGATGGATGCGGGCCGCAAGGGCCAGCGGGGGATCGAGTGGTGA
- the mtr gene encoding mycothione reductase, translating to MADFDIAIIGTGSGNSILDERYVDKRVAICEQGVFGGTCLNVGCIPTKMFVYAARVADQVADARRYGIDAHIDAVRWPDIVSRVFGRIDPLASGGEQYRRSSPNVEVFGSHTRFVASRGDDGHRLRTDDGDEFTADQVVIAAGARATVPPAILDCGVDYHTSDTIMRISDLPEHIVIVGGGYVAAEFAHVFSSLGSRVTIVLRGTTMLTHCDDTICERFTDIAGKKWEIRSRRNIVRGASDGSGVSLTLDDGATVRADTLLVATGRVPNGDLLDAHHAGVEVVDGMVTVDEYQRTTARNIFALGDVSSPYQLKHVANHEARVVKHNLLQDWDDTDNLMPANHRHVPSAVFTEPQIASVGLTENEARAAGYRIRSKVQDYGDVAYGWAMEDSTGFAKLIVDDDTGLLLGAHIMGHQASSIIQPLIQAMAFDLPAQEMARGQYWIHPALPEVVENALLALCGEPPWPPSRRH from the coding sequence ATGGCTGACTTCGACATCGCGATCATCGGCACCGGGTCGGGCAACAGCATCCTCGACGAGCGCTACGTCGACAAGCGGGTCGCGATCTGCGAGCAGGGCGTGTTCGGCGGTACCTGCCTCAACGTCGGCTGCATCCCCACCAAGATGTTCGTCTACGCCGCCAGGGTGGCCGATCAGGTCGCCGACGCGCGCCGCTACGGCATCGACGCGCACATCGACGCGGTGCGCTGGCCCGACATCGTCTCCCGGGTGTTCGGCCGTATCGACCCGTTGGCCAGCGGCGGCGAGCAGTACCGGCGGTCCTCGCCGAACGTCGAGGTGTTCGGCAGTCACACCCGCTTCGTCGCGTCCCGCGGCGACGACGGCCACCGGTTGCGCACCGACGACGGCGACGAGTTCACCGCCGATCAGGTGGTGATCGCCGCGGGCGCCCGCGCGACGGTGCCGCCGGCGATTCTCGACTGCGGCGTGGATTACCACACCAGCGACACCATCATGCGCATCTCGGATCTGCCCGAGCACATCGTGATCGTCGGAGGAGGTTATGTCGCAGCCGAATTCGCGCACGTGTTCTCCTCGCTGGGCTCGCGGGTGACGATCGTGCTGCGCGGCACCACGATGCTGACCCATTGCGACGACACGATCTGCGAGCGGTTCACCGACATCGCGGGCAAGAAGTGGGAGATCCGCAGCCGGCGCAACATCGTGCGCGGCGCCTCCGACGGATCCGGGGTCAGCCTCACCCTCGACGACGGCGCCACCGTGCGCGCCGACACGCTGCTCGTCGCGACCGGCCGGGTGCCCAACGGCGACCTGCTCGACGCGCACCACGCCGGGGTCGAGGTGGTCGACGGGATGGTCACGGTCGACGAGTACCAGCGCACCACGGCCCGCAACATCTTCGCGCTCGGAGACGTCAGCTCGCCGTACCAGCTCAAGCACGTGGCCAACCACGAGGCCAGGGTGGTCAAGCACAACCTGCTGCAGGACTGGGACGACACCGACAACCTGATGCCGGCCAATCACCGCCACGTGCCGTCGGCGGTGTTCACCGAGCCGCAGATCGCCAGCGTCGGGCTGACCGAGAACGAGGCGCGGGCCGCGGGATACCGCATCCGGTCGAAGGTCCAGGATTACGGCGACGTCGCCTACGGCTGGGCGATGGAGGATTCCACCGGCTTCGCCAAGCTGATCGTCGACGACGACACCGGCCTGCTGCTCGGCGCGCACATCATGGGCCACCAGGCGTCGTCGATCATCCAGCCGCTGATCCAGGCCATGGCGTTCGACCTGCCGGCCCAGGAGATGGCGCGGGGTCAGTACTGGATCCACCCGGCACTGCCCGAGGTGGTCGAGAACGCGCTGCTGGCCTTGTGCGGGGAGCCGCCGTGGCCGCCGTCACGACGGCACTGA
- a CDS encoding magnesium chelatase subunit D family protein, with the protein MTADALYPFSALVGHDRLKLALVLCAVRPDIGGVLIRGEKGTAKSTAVRALAQVLTQSFRAVGGDGGHLVELPIGATEDRVVGSLDLQKVLRDGEHAFSPGLLARAHRGVLYVDEVNLLHDHLVDVLLDAAAMGRVHIERDGVSHSHQARFVLIGTMNPEEGELRPQLLDRFGLTVDVAASRDVDVRAEVIRQRLAYEADPAEFAARYADADCDLARRIADARARVATVTLPDGELRRIAALCAAFDVDGMRADLVVARTAVAHAAWRGADTVAEEDIRVAAELALPHRRRRDPFDDPGLDAERLDDAMTEAAGAADAEPEPDPDPPPGGGAMPDDAAEGSAPQPNSAPPTRPSAAPSAAFRTRALVVPGIGEGAPGRRSRARNRTGTVVAATTDPQAGHGMHVFGTLLAAAGRHDGPGRLRPGPDDVRRAVREGREGNLVIFVVDASGSMAARDRMSAVSGATLSLLRDAYQRRDKVAVITFRGQDARVLLPPTSSVYVASTRLARFDTGGRTPLAQGLLAARDMVVRERARDRARRSLVVVLTDGRATGGPDPLGRTRTAAARLVAEGAAAVVVDCETSFVRLGLAGDLAERLNAPSVQLGQLRADALTAVVKRQSERGAA; encoded by the coding sequence GTGACCGCTGACGCGCTGTATCCCTTCAGCGCGCTGGTCGGGCACGACCGACTCAAGCTGGCCCTGGTGCTGTGCGCGGTACGGCCGGACATCGGCGGCGTGCTGATCCGCGGGGAGAAGGGCACCGCCAAGTCGACCGCGGTGCGCGCGCTGGCGCAGGTGCTCACGCAGTCGTTCCGGGCGGTCGGGGGCGACGGCGGGCACCTGGTCGAACTGCCGATCGGCGCGACCGAGGACCGGGTGGTCGGCTCGCTGGACCTGCAGAAGGTGCTGCGCGACGGCGAGCACGCGTTCTCGCCGGGTCTGCTCGCCCGGGCACACCGCGGTGTGCTCTACGTCGACGAGGTCAACCTGCTGCACGACCACCTCGTCGACGTTCTGCTCGACGCCGCCGCGATGGGCCGGGTGCACATCGAACGCGACGGCGTGTCCCACAGCCACCAGGCGCGGTTCGTGCTCATCGGGACGATGAATCCCGAAGAGGGAGAACTGCGCCCGCAGCTGCTCGACCGGTTCGGCCTCACCGTCGACGTGGCGGCCTCCCGCGACGTCGACGTGCGCGCAGAGGTGATCCGGCAGCGCCTCGCCTACGAGGCCGACCCGGCGGAATTCGCCGCCCGCTACGCCGACGCCGACTGCGACCTGGCCCGCCGCATCGCCGATGCCCGCGCCCGGGTGGCGACGGTGACCCTGCCCGACGGCGAACTGCGCCGCATCGCGGCCCTCTGCGCGGCCTTCGACGTGGACGGCATGCGCGCCGACCTGGTGGTCGCGCGCACCGCGGTGGCGCACGCGGCCTGGCGCGGGGCCGACACGGTGGCCGAGGAGGACATCCGGGTGGCAGCCGAACTCGCGCTGCCGCATCGCCGGCGCCGTGACCCGTTCGACGACCCGGGCCTGGACGCCGAACGGCTCGACGACGCGATGACCGAGGCGGCCGGCGCCGCGGACGCTGAGCCCGAACCCGACCCGGACCCGCCGCCCGGTGGCGGTGCAATGCCCGATGACGCGGCCGAAGGGTCGGCGCCGCAACCGAATTCGGCTCCGCCGACGCGTCCCAGCGCGGCGCCGTCGGCGGCGTTCCGCACCAGGGCGCTCGTCGTGCCGGGGATCGGGGAGGGGGCGCCCGGCCGGCGCTCCCGGGCCCGCAACCGCACCGGCACCGTCGTCGCGGCCACCACCGACCCGCAGGCCGGGCACGGCATGCACGTGTTCGGCACGCTGCTCGCCGCCGCCGGGCGTCACGACGGCCCGGGCCGGCTGCGGCCCGGACCCGACGACGTCCGCCGCGCGGTGCGGGAGGGCCGCGAGGGCAACCTGGTGATCTTCGTCGTCGACGCGTCGGGCTCGATGGCCGCGCGGGACCGGATGTCCGCGGTGAGCGGCGCGACGCTGTCGCTGCTGCGCGACGCCTATCAGCGCCGCGACAAGGTCGCGGTCATCACCTTCCGCGGCCAGGACGCCCGGGTGCTGCTGCCGCCCACGTCGTCGGTCTACGTCGCGAGCACGCGGTTGGCGCGCTTCGACACCGGCGGCCGGACACCGCTGGCGCAGGGGCTGCTCGCCGCGCGGGACATGGTGGTGCGCGAACGGGCCCGCGACCGCGCCCGGCGCAGCCTGGTGGTGGTCCTCACCGATGGCCGCGCCACCGGCGGGCCGGACCCGTTGGGCCGCACCCGCACCGCCGCGGCCCGGCTGGTGGCCGAGGGCGCCGCCGCCGTGGTGGTGGACTGCGAGACCTCGTTCGTCCGTCTGGGCCTGGCCGGCGATCTGGCGGAACGGCTGAACGCGCCGTCGGTCCAGCTGGGTCAGCTGCGCGCCGACGCGCTCACCGCCGTGGTGAAGCGACAGTCCGAGCGCGGCGCGGCCTGA
- a CDS encoding GNAT family N-acetyltransferase, with translation MTVALRRSWAKDLDAATLYELLKLRVEVFVVEQATPYPELDGRDLLAETRHFWLEYSEGQVISTLRLMEEHPAGQKAFRIGRVCTKRTERGHGHTARLLTAALAEVGDYPCHINAQTYLREMYGRHGFVQDGDEFLDDGIPHIPMVKP, from the coding sequence ATGACAGTGGCGCTGCGCCGCAGTTGGGCCAAGGATCTCGACGCCGCAACGCTCTACGAGCTGCTCAAGCTGCGCGTCGAGGTGTTCGTCGTCGAACAGGCCACGCCGTACCCGGAACTCGACGGCCGGGACCTCCTCGCCGAGACCCGCCATTTCTGGCTGGAATACTCTGAGGGACAGGTGATCTCGACGCTGCGCCTGATGGAGGAGCATCCCGCCGGGCAGAAGGCGTTCCGGATCGGGCGGGTGTGCACCAAGCGCACCGAGCGCGGTCACGGTCACACCGCGCGGCTGCTGACCGCGGCGCTGGCCGAGGTGGGCGACTACCCCTGCCACATCAACGCCCAGACGTATCTGCGGGAGATGTACGGCAGGCACGGGTTCGTCCAGGACGGGGACGAGTTCCTCGACGACGGCATCCCGCACATCCCGATGGTGAAGCCGTGA
- the cobA gene encoding uroporphyrinogen-III C-methyltransferase produces the protein MTDNAYLVGLRLAGKKVVVVGGGTVAQRRLPLLVASGADVHVITKAATPAVEAIEGITLTMRAFRDGDLEGAWYVIAATDDPDVNAAIVDEAESRRVFCVRADVAIEGTAVTPATFDYEGLSVGVLAGGEHRRSAAIRSAIHEALQQGLITADAPGVVEGGVALVGGGPGDPELITVRGRRLLAHADVVVADRLAPQDLLAELSPDVEVIDAAKIPYGRAMAQDAINAVLIERAKEGKFVVRLKGGDPFVFARGFEEVIACADAGIPVTVVPGVTSAIAVPALAGVPVTHRAMTHEFVVVSGHVAPDHPESLVNWDALAAMRGTIVLLMAVERIELFAKILLEGGRPADTPVLVVQHGTTSAQRTLRSTLAEAPERIRSEGIRPPAIIVIGAVAAFAG, from the coding sequence GTGACCGACAACGCCTATCTGGTGGGCCTGCGCCTGGCCGGCAAGAAGGTCGTCGTGGTGGGAGGCGGCACGGTCGCCCAGCGGCGACTGCCGCTGCTCGTCGCCTCCGGTGCCGACGTGCACGTGATCACCAAGGCCGCCACCCCCGCGGTCGAGGCGATCGAGGGAATCACGTTGACGATGCGTGCTTTTCGTGACGGCGATCTCGAGGGCGCCTGGTATGTGATCGCCGCCACCGACGACCCCGACGTCAACGCCGCGATCGTCGACGAGGCGGAGAGCCGCCGGGTGTTCTGCGTGCGCGCGGACGTGGCCATCGAGGGCACCGCCGTCACCCCGGCGACGTTCGACTACGAGGGCTTGTCGGTGGGCGTGCTGGCCGGCGGTGAGCACCGGCGCTCGGCGGCCATCCGCTCGGCCATCCACGAAGCCCTGCAGCAGGGGCTCATCACGGCCGACGCGCCCGGCGTGGTGGAGGGCGGCGTGGCGCTCGTCGGCGGGGGGCCCGGCGATCCCGAACTCATCACCGTTCGCGGCCGGCGGCTGCTCGCCCACGCCGACGTCGTGGTGGCCGACCGGCTGGCCCCGCAGGACCTGCTGGCCGAACTGTCCCCGGACGTCGAGGTCATCGACGCGGCCAAGATCCCGTACGGCCGCGCGATGGCCCAGGACGCGATCAACGCGGTCCTCATCGAACGCGCCAAGGAGGGCAAGTTCGTCGTCCGGCTCAAGGGCGGCGACCCCTTCGTCTTCGCGCGCGGCTTCGAAGAGGTGATCGCCTGCGCCGACGCCGGGATCCCGGTGACCGTGGTGCCGGGTGTGACCAGTGCCATAGCGGTGCCCGCTCTGGCCGGCGTCCCGGTCACCCACCGGGCGATGACGCACGAATTCGTGGTGGTCAGCGGCCATGTTGCGCCCGATCACCCCGAATCGTTAGTGAATTGGGATGCGTTGGCCGCGATGCGCGGCACCATTGTTTTGCTGATGGCGGTGGAACGGATCGAATTGTTCGCCAAGATCTTGCTCGAAGGCGGCCGACCTGCGGATACTCCGGTCCTCGTTGTGCAACACGGGACGACGTCTGCGCAGCGGACTTTGCGGTCGACCCTCGCGGAGGCGCCGGAGCGGATCCGTTCCGAGGGAATTCGACCCCCCGCGATCATCGTGATCGGGGCGGTGGCGGCCTTCGCCGGTTAA
- a CDS encoding cobyrinate a,c-diamide synthase, whose product MVTPAVVIAAPSSGSGKTTVATGLMAALRRAGHRVAPFKVGPDFIDPGYHGLAAGRPGRNLDPVLVGDDLIGPLYRHGSADADIAVVEGVMGLFDGRISDAPATGAARGSTAHVASLLGAPVVLVVDARGQSHSVAALLHGFATFDRGVHLVGVILNRVGSPRHEAVLRQACEQAGVTVLGAIPRAGELAVPSRHLGLVTAVEHGRRATEAVDAMAALVARHVDLAAVVAAAGCRVVADPWTPEPDEPVDAPVTVALAAGRAFTFGYAEHAELLRAAGADVVPFDPLRDPLPAGTSAVVLPGGFPEEFGPELSANRVVREQIAALAATGGPVHAECAGLTYLADDLDGHPMCGVVAGSASFTDALTLGYRDAVAVADSSLHQIGDRLTGHEFHRTTVHFAGDREPAWRYRGRGGHIVDDGAVRGGVHAGYLHTHPASHPRAIARFVRAAARSKLAG is encoded by the coding sequence GTGGTGACTCCCGCGGTGGTCATCGCCGCGCCGTCCTCCGGCAGCGGAAAGACCACCGTCGCGACCGGCCTGATGGCGGCATTGCGGCGTGCGGGTCACCGGGTGGCGCCGTTCAAGGTCGGGCCCGACTTCATCGACCCCGGCTACCACGGGCTGGCCGCCGGCCGCCCTGGCCGCAACCTCGATCCCGTCCTCGTCGGCGACGACCTCATCGGGCCGCTCTACCGGCACGGCAGCGCCGACGCCGACATCGCGGTCGTCGAGGGCGTGATGGGCCTGTTCGACGGGCGCATCAGCGACGCGCCGGCGACCGGGGCGGCGCGCGGATCGACGGCACATGTCGCCTCCCTGCTGGGCGCGCCGGTCGTGCTGGTCGTCGACGCCCGCGGCCAGAGCCACAGCGTGGCCGCGCTGCTGCACGGATTCGCGACCTTCGACCGGGGCGTCCATCTCGTCGGGGTCATCCTCAACCGGGTCGGCTCGCCGCGGCACGAGGCCGTCCTGCGCCAGGCGTGCGAGCAGGCCGGTGTCACGGTGCTGGGCGCGATTCCCCGCGCCGGCGAACTCGCCGTGCCGTCGCGCCACCTCGGGCTGGTGACCGCGGTCGAACACGGCCGCCGTGCCACCGAGGCCGTCGATGCGATGGCGGCGCTGGTCGCCCGGCACGTCGACCTCGCCGCGGTGGTCGCCGCCGCGGGCTGCCGCGTCGTCGCCGACCCGTGGACCCCGGAACCGGACGAGCCGGTGGATGCCCCCGTGACCGTCGCGCTGGCCGCCGGCCGGGCTTTCACGTTCGGTTATGCCGAGCACGCCGAATTGCTCCGCGCGGCAGGGGCGGACGTCGTCCCTTTCGACCCGCTGCGCGACCCGCTGCCGGCAGGGACCTCCGCGGTGGTGCTGCCGGGCGGCTTCCCCGAGGAGTTCGGCCCCGAGCTGTCGGCCAACCGCGTGGTGCGCGAGCAGATCGCCGCGCTCGCCGCAACGGGCGGCCCCGTGCACGCCGAGTGCGCCGGACTGACCTATCTGGCCGACGACCTCGACGGCCACCCGATGTGCGGGGTCGTCGCCGGGTCCGCGTCGTTCACCGACGCGCTGACGCTGGGCTACCGAGACGCCGTCGCGGTCGCCGACTCGTCGCTGCACCAGATCGGTGACCGGCTCACCGGTCACGAATTCCACCGCACCACCGTGCATTTCGCTGGTGATCGCGAGCCGGCGTGGCGATACCGCGGGCGGGGAGGTCACATCGTCGACGACGGCGCCGTGCGCGGTGGGGTGCATGCGGGATACCTGCACACCCACCCGGCGTCGCATCCGCGGGCCATCGCCCGCTTCGTCCGCGCCGCGGCACGCTCTAAGCTCGCCGGGTGA
- the mqo gene encoding malate dehydrogenase (quinone), which translates to MSEAEKTDVLLVGAGIMSATLSALLRLVEPNWSMTLVERLDGAAAESSDPWNNAGTGHSALCELNYTPARPDGSIDIAKAVNVNEQFQVSRQFWTYAVENGVLPDVRSFLNPIPHVSFVQGEDNVKYLKARYNALVTNPLFQTMEFIDDRDEFVRRLPLMAERRDFSEPVGLNWTQDGTDVDFGSLSRQLIGFGAKQGMSTLFGHDVTDLDQGSDGRWTVKVVNRRTGQKRKFNAGFVFVGAGGGALPLLQKAGIKEAKGFGGFPVGGQWLRSGNPELTARHQAKVYGLPPLGAPPMSVPHLDTRVINGRSWLLFGPFAGWSPKFLKQGKVTDLPLSVKPNNLVSMLGVGLTEMGLLRYLIGQLLLSESARVDALREFAPSAKNSDWELDIAGQRVQVIRKAKGKGGVLEFGTTVLSAADGSIAGLLGASPGASTAVPAMLEVMSRCFGDRYQNWLPTIKTMVPSLGTELSTEPELFAEIWAHGTKVLKLDKPAGHLPDTVPGESTAGTEHSPTAATV; encoded by the coding sequence GTGTCTGAAGCGGAGAAGACCGACGTCCTGCTGGTGGGGGCGGGCATCATGAGCGCGACCCTGTCGGCGTTGCTGCGCCTGGTGGAGCCGAACTGGTCGATGACGCTCGTCGAGCGCCTCGACGGCGCGGCCGCCGAGAGCAGCGATCCCTGGAACAACGCCGGTACCGGGCACTCGGCGCTGTGTGAGCTCAACTACACCCCGGCGCGCCCCGACGGCTCGATCGACATCGCCAAGGCGGTGAACGTCAACGAGCAGTTCCAGGTGTCGCGCCAGTTCTGGACCTACGCCGTCGAGAACGGCGTGCTTCCCGATGTGCGCAGCTTCCTCAACCCGATCCCGCACGTCAGCTTCGTGCAGGGCGAGGACAACGTGAAGTACCTGAAGGCCCGGTACAACGCGCTCGTCACCAACCCGCTCTTCCAGACCATGGAGTTCATCGACGACCGCGACGAGTTCGTGCGGCGGCTGCCCCTGATGGCCGAGCGGCGCGACTTCTCCGAGCCCGTCGGGTTGAACTGGACCCAGGACGGCACCGACGTCGACTTCGGATCACTGTCGCGCCAGCTGATCGGCTTCGGCGCCAAGCAGGGCATGTCGACGTTGTTCGGCCACGACGTCACCGATCTCGACCAGGGCTCCGACGGCCGGTGGACGGTCAAGGTGGTCAATCGGCGCACCGGCCAGAAGCGGAAGTTCAACGCCGGCTTCGTGTTCGTCGGCGCCGGCGGCGGTGCCCTGCCGCTGCTGCAGAAGGCGGGTATCAAGGAGGCCAAGGGTTTCGGCGGCTTCCCGGTCGGCGGTCAGTGGCTGCGCAGCGGCAACCCCGAACTGACGGCGCGTCATCAGGCCAAGGTCTACGGGCTGCCGCCGCTGGGTGCGCCGCCGATGTCGGTGCCGCACCTGGACACCCGCGTGATCAACGGCCGCTCCTGGCTGTTGTTCGGTCCGTTCGCCGGGTGGTCGCCGAAGTTCCTCAAGCAGGGCAAGGTCACCGATCTGCCGCTGTCGGTGAAGCCGAACAACCTGGTGTCGATGCTGGGCGTGGGGCTCACCGAGATGGGGCTGCTGCGTTACCTGATCGGCCAGCTGCTGCTCAGCGAGTCGGCGCGCGTCGATGCGCTGCGCGAATTCGCGCCGAGTGCAAAGAATTCCGACTGGGAGCTCGACATCGCCGGCCAGCGGGTGCAGGTCATCCGCAAGGCCAAGGGCAAGGGCGGGGTGCTGGAGTTCGGCACCACGGTGCTCTCGGCGGCCGACGGCAGCATCGCCGGTCTGCTCGGGGCGTCCCCGGGCGCGTCGACCGCGGTGCCCGCGATGCTCGAGGTGATGTCGCGGTGCTTCGGCGACCGCTACCAGAACTGGCTGCCCACCATCAAGACGATGGTGCCGTCGCTGGGCACCGAACTGTCCACCGAGCCGGAACTGTTCGCCGAGATCTGGGCACACGGCACCAAGGTTCTCAAGCTCGACAAGCCCGCGGGTCATCTCCCCGACACCGTGCCCGGCGAATCCACCGCAGGCACCGAACATTCCCCGACCGCGGCGACCGTTTGA
- a CDS encoding alpha/beta hydrolase yields the protein MSGWQPDVLSGYWQLTFPLGPDPDGEGDLEATLVRRGPAEASARHAVLMVHGFTDYFFNTEFADHLAARGVAFYAIDLHKCGRSHRPGQTPHFTTDLARYDGELEKALDAIAAESSARVLVCGHSAGGLVVSLWLDRLRARGAAGRVHGLMLNSPWLDLQGPAILRSAPTTAALRALGRWRKHTVVRRPGDGGYGTTLHRDYAGEFDYDLTWKPVGGFPVTLGWIHAIRTAQARLHRGLDVGVPNLILRSDRSVREVADPERIQRGDAVLDVAQIARWAGCIGNRSTVVPIPDAKHDVFLSVPDSRRTAYRELDRWLDWYLTDGDSRHG from the coding sequence GTGTCCGGATGGCAGCCCGACGTTCTGTCCGGGTACTGGCAACTCACCTTTCCCCTCGGCCCCGACCCGGACGGCGAGGGCGACCTGGAGGCGACGCTGGTGCGTCGTGGGCCGGCGGAGGCGTCGGCGCGGCATGCGGTGCTGATGGTGCACGGATTCACCGACTACTTTTTCAACACCGAGTTCGCCGATCACCTGGCCGCGCGCGGTGTCGCGTTCTACGCGATCGACCTGCACAAATGCGGGCGCTCGCATCGCCCGGGGCAGACGCCGCACTTCACCACCGACCTCGCCCGCTACGACGGCGAGCTGGAGAAGGCGCTCGACGCCATCGCCGCCGAATCGTCGGCGCGCGTGCTGGTCTGCGGGCATTCGGCGGGCGGTCTGGTGGTGTCGCTGTGGCTCGACCGGCTGCGCGCCCGGGGTGCCGCCGGACGCGTCCACGGCTTGATGCTCAACAGCCCGTGGCTGGATCTGCAGGGGCCGGCGATCCTGCGCTCCGCGCCGACGACGGCGGCGCTGCGGGCCCTGGGCCGGTGGCGCAAGCACACCGTGGTGCGCAGGCCCGGCGACGGCGGCTACGGCACCACGCTGCACCGTGACTACGCCGGCGAGTTCGACTACGACCTGACGTGGAAGCCCGTCGGGGGCTTTCCCGTCACGCTCGGCTGGATCCACGCGATCCGGACCGCCCAGGCCCGGCTGCACCGCGGTCTGGACGTCGGGGTGCCCAACCTGATCCTGCGCTCGGACCGCAGTGTGCGCGAGGTCGCCGATCCGGAACGGATCCAGCGCGGCGACGCGGTGCTCGATGTCGCGCAGATCGCACGGTGGGCCGGCTGCATCGGGAATCGGTCGACGGTGGTGCCGATTCCCGACGCCAAGCACGACGTATTCCTGTCGGTGCCCGACTCCCGCCGCACGGCCTACCGGGAGTTGGACCGCTGGCTGGACTGGTATCTCACGGACGGAGACTCTCGGCATGGCTGA
- a CDS encoding superoxide dismutase has protein sequence MAEYTLPELDYDYGALEPHISGEINEIHHTKHHATYVKGANDAIARLAEARASGDHSAIFLHEKNLAFHLGGHVNHTIWWKNLSPNGGDKPTGELAAAVDDQFGSFDAFRAQFTAAANGLQGSGWAVLGYDPLGSRLLTFQLFDQQGNVPLGIVPLLQVDMWEHAYYLQYRNVKADYVKAFWNVVNWADVQQRFSAARVSVPS, from the coding sequence ATGGCCGAATACACGCTGCCCGAACTGGATTACGACTACGGAGCGCTCGAGCCCCACATTTCCGGGGAGATCAACGAGATTCACCACACGAAGCACCACGCCACCTACGTCAAAGGCGCCAACGACGCGATCGCCAGGCTCGCCGAGGCGCGCGCGTCGGGCGACCACAGCGCGATCTTCCTCCACGAGAAGAATCTCGCGTTCCACCTCGGCGGCCACGTCAACCACACGATCTGGTGGAAGAACCTCTCCCCGAACGGCGGGGACAAGCCGACCGGCGAGCTGGCCGCCGCGGTCGACGACCAGTTCGGTTCGTTCGACGCGTTCCGGGCGCAGTTCACCGCCGCCGCGAACGGACTGCAGGGCTCGGGCTGGGCGGTGCTCGGCTACGACCCGCTCGGGAGCCGCCTGCTGACGTTCCAGCTGTTCGATCAACAGGGCAACGTGCCGCTGGGCATCGTCCCGCTGCTGCAGGTCGACATGTGGGAGCACGCCTACTACCTGCAGTACCGCAACGTGAAAGCCGACTACGTCAAGGCGTTCTGGAATGTCGTGAACTGGGCTGATGTCCAGCAGCGGTTCAGTGCGGCGAGGGTGTCAGTGCCGTCGTGA